The following proteins are co-located in the Maridesulfovibrio sp. genome:
- a CDS encoding DUF2087 domain-containing protein has product MSRTQLPLIITDVSALSRNLRRQLEDAERIPSHVEMLNLLAKAGGYKNFQHLKAEHDIPQKHETAPLDLKRVKKAVRYFDLNGRLQRWPKKHNQRVLCLWVLWARLPARTALTELELDEQLILNHSFCDHTMLRRWLVDEGMISRTADGREYKRVESRPPLEAVELIRQIN; this is encoded by the coding sequence ATGTCACGAACACAACTCCCACTCATCATTACCGATGTTTCCGCTTTGTCGCGTAATCTGCGCAGACAACTGGAAGATGCTGAACGCATTCCCAGCCACGTGGAAATGCTTAATCTGCTGGCTAAGGCCGGAGGTTACAAAAACTTCCAACACCTCAAAGCCGAGCACGACATCCCCCAAAAACACGAGACAGCGCCCCTCGACTTGAAACGGGTTAAAAAGGCCGTTCGCTACTTTGATCTTAACGGACGACTTCAGCGCTGGCCCAAGAAACATAACCAACGGGTTCTATGCCTATGGGTACTCTGGGCCCGGCTGCCGGCACGCACAGCACTGACAGAACTTGAATTGGATGAACAATTGATTCTGAACCATTCATTTTGCGACCACACCATGCTGCGGCGTTGGCTGGTGGATGAGGGGATGATTTCAAGAACTGCTGACGGGAGGGAATATAAACGGGTCGAATCCCGTCCCCCGCTCGAAGCTGTGGAACTGATCAGACAGATCAACTAA
- a CDS encoding transporter substrate-binding domain-containing protein: MLIKYWSTRLCLFIIFYLLALSAISNIFPCFVFAGQKVDVWCYYCEPPFTINTDQGLKKDFVDLLNEEAKENFSFELLSMSRKRLDLFLAEGRPGIVLFVSPIWMKEQDKAKFVWSPPILHDRNEIVSRKNNPVNYLGPKSVYGLTMAGVFGHKYKDLDEAVAQGKITRKDAASMDLNLRTVVENRGRDFTTIPNSVLGYLLHKYNYEDRVYISPAPLTKYTRHILLNTPDPLLKKFIFNFTSSLEDNKKWKRIKDKYKLK; encoded by the coding sequence ATGCTTATTAAGTATTGGAGCACACGTTTGTGCTTATTCATCATATTCTACCTTCTAGCTTTATCAGCTATAAGCAACATTTTCCCCTGTTTTGTTTTTGCGGGGCAAAAAGTCGACGTCTGGTGCTACTATTGCGAACCGCCATTTACTATCAACACTGACCAAGGTCTGAAAAAAGACTTCGTAGATTTACTGAATGAAGAAGCAAAAGAAAATTTTTCGTTTGAACTGCTCTCCATGTCCCGAAAAAGACTTGACCTTTTCCTCGCAGAAGGAAGGCCTGGTATTGTTTTATTTGTCAGCCCCATATGGATGAAAGAACAGGACAAAGCTAAATTTGTGTGGAGCCCGCCGATACTTCATGACCGCAATGAAATTGTTTCACGCAAAAATAACCCTGTTAACTACTTAGGGCCAAAATCAGTTTACGGGCTTACTATGGCTGGTGTTTTTGGACATAAATACAAAGACCTGGATGAAGCTGTTGCCCAAGGGAAAATCACACGCAAGGATGCGGCATCCATGGACTTGAATCTGCGCACAGTAGTGGAAAATCGAGGCAGGGATTTCACAACAATACCAAATTCCGTGTTAGGATATTTACTTCATAAATATAATTATGAAGACAGAGTTTATATATCCCCAGCCCCACTGACCAAGTATACTCGCCATATATTGTTAAACACACCTGATCCACTATTAAAAAAATTCATATTTAATTTCACTTCAAGCCTTGAAGATAATAAGAAGTGGAAAAGGATCAAAGATAAATACAAGCTTAAATAA
- a CDS encoding arylamine N-acetyltransferase, protein MSGFSFDVRLYRDRLHLSENISNTARGLRVLQQAQLYSIPIENFDIQLGRGIDLAPSSLFEKLVCSPRGGYCFEVNGLFLMALQAFDFEARPLLGRVHLTGEPSGRGHQISLVKVGGRYWIADVGFGKDTPLGPLLLDIGVVQEFKGQSFRLLDGGVFGIMVQKLEGEQWKNLYSFDMEHVCKADIAYGNHYTSTSPHSFFTTSRFAVKPFEEGWAVLFNHRLKLIQRDEEQVIALPEGQEYLDALAKYFGIKLDADYEELKPVPIEKDGN, encoded by the coding sequence ATGTCCGGCTTTAGCTTCGATGTAAGATTATATCGTGACCGGCTGCATCTATCAGAAAATATTTCAAATACAGCTAGAGGCCTGCGCGTTCTCCAACAGGCCCAGCTTTATTCAATTCCCATAGAAAATTTTGATATTCAGTTGGGGCGCGGTATTGATCTTGCTCCTTCTTCTCTTTTTGAGAAATTGGTGTGCAGTCCTCGTGGTGGATATTGTTTTGAGGTAAACGGTTTATTTCTTATGGCGCTTCAGGCTTTTGATTTTGAAGCCCGTCCGCTTCTGGGAAGGGTCCATTTGACAGGTGAACCTTCCGGTCGCGGGCATCAAATATCTCTTGTTAAAGTTGGTGGTCGTTATTGGATTGCCGATGTGGGGTTTGGAAAGGATACTCCGCTTGGTCCTTTGCTCCTGGATATAGGGGTGGTTCAGGAGTTTAAAGGGCAGTCATTTCGTTTGTTGGATGGAGGTGTTTTCGGGATAATGGTGCAAAAGCTCGAAGGGGAGCAGTGGAAGAATCTATACAGCTTTGACATGGAACACGTCTGCAAGGCAGATATTGCCTACGGAAATCATTATACATCGACGAGTCCGCACTCTTTTTTTACGACATCACGATTTGCAGTTAAACCGTTTGAGGAAGGTTGGGCTGTCTTATTCAATCACAGGCTTAAATTGATCCAGAGAGATGAAGAGCAAGTGATAGCTCTTCCGGAAGGACAGGAATATCTGGACGCACTGGCTAAGTACTTCGGGATAAAGCTGGATGCTGACTATGAGGAATTGAAGCCTGTTCCAATAGAAAAGGACGGCAATTAA
- a CDS encoding glutamine amidotransferase-related protein yields the protein MKNKQILVLNILDETAFKISFDNRVAEVFQALGIPYDTVYLADLENVSEIESYTHLLISGSEASVTEEHNWDLALDSIIHSFIAADKSILGLCFGHQFLIKHILGKAHVRKSLTPEIGWTDISISENKIFSGIPTLKSAVFHFDEVFDLDDRFEITANSNRCAIHGFKMKDKRIWGLQFHPDFMYEDVDKFTEIIRNNVADFEQIHCQTPVSCTEFAKNNEIFKNWIEIS from the coding sequence ATGAAAAATAAACAAATACTAGTCCTCAATATCCTTGATGAAACAGCTTTCAAGATAAGTTTCGACAATAGGGTCGCCGAGGTATTTCAAGCTCTGGGTATTCCTTATGACACCGTATATCTGGCTGACCTTGAAAATGTCTCTGAAATTGAAAGCTACACCCACCTGCTGATTTCCGGCTCTGAAGCAAGCGTAACAGAAGAACATAACTGGGATTTAGCACTGGATTCAATTATTCACAGCTTTATTGCGGCAGACAAATCGATCCTAGGCCTATGCTTCGGGCATCAGTTCTTAATCAAACATATTCTCGGCAAAGCCCACGTGCGGAAGTCACTGACCCCGGAAATAGGCTGGACCGACATATCCATATCCGAGAACAAGATCTTCAGCGGGATACCCACTTTGAAGTCAGCTGTTTTTCATTTTGACGAAGTCTTTGATTTGGATGATAGATTCGAAATCACCGCAAACTCAAACCGTTGTGCTATTCACGGTTTTAAGATGAAAGACAAGCGTATCTGGGGCCTACAGTTTCACCCCGACTTTATGTATGAAGATGTTGATAAATTCACCGAGATAATTCGAAACAATGTTGCTGATTTTGAACAGATTCACTGCCAGACACCTGTATCCTGCACTGAATTCGCGAAGAATAATGAGATCTTTAAAAACTGGATTGAAATATCTTAA
- a CDS encoding glycosyltransferase has product MKDKLNVCIVGPFGTGVTALRQLGHSVLSIAQSDDLFCDLPEILEKNDFTPDLLLQVESLGKRTLIQGLDTLDCPTVFWATDPHLNIHWHNTYGRLFDQVLSTQQSLVPPFKLEGLSDVRWLPRFAFDLASPPIAERKNEIAFVGRLSDQRPGRKWMVDFIKSRVGDHSFPVEQSLSHSEMLALYQDTKIIPNESILGEVNFRLFEGTSCGSLLLTQDLGDEQASLFEPGREIDTYADAAEFEEKLKLYLGNDHLIQKMGQAAHERVQSEHLPIHRVERILEYAKDSARNRATGSEAEKWLAVTIASMWESGMLDLPVREVLSRLAASGQDEHVVVATLRVQTVINANPVVEENLMNLLGGKLFEDSFGVNFTGSAAALRLGNWDTAKAFWYRHLKAVNSTKLPPKEPKDLLIYWAKELKSQQRVFRGGFPFKPKTHLPHTALDCLLSLYDNDPQGTEVLRLIDVMLRPRKELDQVRGGFLTSLAMQDSNDWRLLFELALTNLHSYRLDEGMQNLALARKIARKQGQERAFSMALRGRDQSGLIMKRMLDC; this is encoded by the coding sequence GTGAAAGATAAACTCAATGTCTGTATTGTCGGGCCATTTGGCACAGGAGTTACCGCCTTAAGGCAATTGGGCCATAGTGTACTCAGTATTGCGCAGAGTGATGATCTTTTTTGTGATCTGCCCGAGATCCTTGAAAAGAATGATTTTACCCCGGACTTGCTGTTGCAGGTCGAAAGCCTCGGTAAACGTACCTTGATTCAAGGTTTGGATACCCTTGATTGCCCAACTGTTTTTTGGGCCACTGATCCGCATTTGAATATACACTGGCATAATACTTATGGCCGATTATTTGATCAGGTTCTATCCACCCAGCAATCATTGGTTCCACCATTCAAGCTTGAAGGGCTTTCCGATGTCCGCTGGCTGCCCAGATTTGCATTCGATCTGGCTTCGCCGCCCATTGCCGAGCGTAAGAATGAAATAGCTTTTGTGGGACGGCTGAGTGATCAGCGTCCGGGCCGTAAATGGATGGTCGATTTTATCAAGAGCAGGGTGGGTGATCATTCTTTTCCTGTCGAACAGTCACTGAGCCACAGTGAAATGCTGGCTTTGTATCAGGACACGAAAATAATTCCTAATGAATCAATTCTGGGCGAGGTCAATTTTCGGCTGTTCGAGGGGACTTCATGCGGCAGTCTGTTGCTCACACAGGATCTTGGAGATGAACAGGCATCGTTGTTTGAACCGGGACGGGAAATTGATACATATGCGGATGCTGCGGAGTTTGAAGAAAAATTGAAGCTTTATCTTGGTAATGATCATTTGATCCAAAAGATGGGGCAGGCTGCACACGAGCGAGTACAATCCGAGCATCTGCCCATTCATCGAGTTGAACGTATTTTGGAATACGCGAAAGATTCAGCGCGTAACAGGGCAACTGGTTCAGAAGCTGAGAAATGGCTGGCAGTGACGATTGCATCCATGTGGGAGTCCGGTATGCTTGATTTGCCGGTTCGCGAAGTATTGTCCCGGCTTGCCGCCTCTGGTCAGGATGAGCATGTGGTTGTCGCCACGCTTCGAGTGCAAACAGTTATCAATGCGAATCCGGTAGTGGAAGAAAATTTGATGAATTTGCTCGGCGGGAAGTTGTTTGAAGATTCTTTTGGAGTTAATTTTACGGGGTCGGCTGCAGCATTGCGCCTTGGAAATTGGGATACGGCAAAAGCATTCTGGTACAGGCACTTGAAGGCTGTAAACAGTACCAAGCTCCCGCCCAAGGAGCCAAAGGATCTGCTCATCTATTGGGCCAAGGAACTCAAGAGTCAGCAACGTGTTTTTCGGGGAGGATTTCCCTTTAAACCCAAGACCCATCTGCCGCATACAGCCTTAGATTGCCTGCTCTCTCTTTATGATAATGATCCACAGGGTACCGAGGTCCTGCGTCTTATTGATGTAATGCTGCGCCCACGTAAGGAATTGGATCAGGTTCGGGGCGGTTTTCTTACCTCCCTTGCCATGCAGGATTCCAATGATTGGCGGCTGCTTTTTGAGCTGGCATTGACCAATTTACACAGCTATCGGCTTGATGAGGGGATGCAGAATCTTGCGTTGGCACGGAAAATTGCCCGTAAGCAAGGGCAGGAAAGGGCTTTCAGCATGGCTTTGCGGGGACGTGATCAGTCCGGATTGATTATGAAACGCATGCTGGATTGTTAG
- a CDS encoding helix-turn-helix domain-containing protein, with amino-acid sequence MSEKFEYKPSNRWRYPRKELQPYVDRYWEWSGQSLSEEALPRILPGTGKELFFHYGEPFSYELDAGAKNILPPSHLVCLRSKVATFFPSNTSGFISIRFKTGMFRSFCRISPFEINDTLADGVDLFGRNASELGERIVEAGDFDERVSLLEDFLIENMILESDEDRLIPYAADSLYYGHSVLNSKSVSESVGLGIRQFQRRFKSEVGVTPKQYMCLSRFQQTVRACLLGDHASMLDCALAHGYYDQAHFIHDFKNYTGHSPSYLLGSDTRMTHFYNTSRPRLC; translated from the coding sequence ATGTCTGAAAAATTTGAATATAAGCCATCAAATAGGTGGCGGTATCCGCGAAAAGAGTTGCAGCCTTATGTTGACCGTTATTGGGAATGGTCAGGTCAGTCTCTTTCGGAAGAGGCCTTGCCGCGAATTTTGCCGGGTACTGGGAAGGAGTTGTTTTTCCATTATGGGGAGCCTTTCTCATATGAACTGGATGCAGGTGCTAAAAATATTTTGCCGCCTAGTCATCTGGTCTGTTTGCGCTCAAAGGTTGCTACCTTTTTTCCAAGTAATACTTCCGGTTTTATCTCCATCAGGTTCAAAACCGGGATGTTCCGGTCGTTCTGCAGAATATCCCCCTTTGAAATAAATGATACGCTGGCTGATGGCGTTGATCTGTTCGGCAGAAATGCTTCTGAGCTTGGTGAGCGCATTGTTGAAGCTGGAGATTTTGATGAGCGGGTGTCTTTGCTTGAGGATTTCCTGATTGAAAATATGATCCTTGAGTCTGATGAAGACAGGCTGATTCCTTATGCGGCTGATAGTCTGTATTACGGTCATTCCGTCCTGAATTCGAAGTCTGTTTCTGAAAGTGTGGGGTTGGGAATCAGGCAGTTTCAGCGAAGGTTTAAGAGTGAAGTCGGAGTAACTCCTAAACAGTACATGTGTCTTTCCCGATTCCAACAGACAGTCCGGGCCTGCCTTCTTGGTGATCATGCCAGCATGCTTGATTGTGCCCTTGCGCACGGATATTACGATCAGGCCCATTTCATACACGATTTTAAGAACTATACGGGTCATTCTCCATCATATCTTTTAGGATCAGATACCCGCATGACGCATTTTTACAATACCAGCAGACCGCGCCTTTGCTAG
- a CDS encoding putative quinol monooxygenase codes for MIYLSASFQAKEGKEVELEKLLSGMILETAKEQGVLEYRLHRLDSSERAFFFYEKFESQEVLDSHFASAHYKNLVNSLDGLLESPPAVEMYTLLGAVPEGSEG; via the coding sequence ATGATTTATTTAAGCGCGTCTTTTCAGGCTAAAGAAGGAAAAGAAGTTGAGTTGGAAAAGTTGCTCTCAGGCATGATTTTAGAGACGGCTAAAGAACAAGGCGTTCTGGAATACAGGCTGCACAGGCTCGATAGTTCTGAGCGGGCATTTTTCTTTTACGAAAAGTTTGAAAGTCAGGAAGTTTTAGATTCGCACTTTGCTTCTGCCCATTATAAAAATCTTGTAAATAGCCTTGATGGGCTGCTGGAAAGTCCTCCGGCTGTAGAAATGTACACTCTTTTGGGAGCTGTTCCGGAGGGGAGTGAGGGGTAG
- a CDS encoding 2-amino-3,7-dideoxy-D-threo-hept-6-ulosonate synthase codes for MNGTNRRLKRLFDKESGNALILALDHGANEGMIDGLGSIQSILEALPSSGVQGVILNKGLAMHYGHLVPPDVNLIIQLNAGTRHGSPSYNKNIVCSISEALRLGADAVSMHVNIGNDLEDRMLVDLGEITDEAHQYGIPVLATVLARGSQIVNEHDSSLVAHCIRIGAELGPDIVAVPYPNNGDTFTKAVAASPIPVLVTGGPLGQNVEGALSTTTKGLESGCKGCCIGRNIFQTENPIESMERFAEIAHKNTNISDD; via the coding sequence ATGAACGGAACTAACCGCCGCCTGAAAAGGCTTTTTGACAAAGAAAGCGGAAACGCGCTGATTCTGGCCCTCGACCACGGTGCCAACGAAGGTATGATCGATGGACTCGGTTCCATCCAGTCCATACTTGAGGCCCTGCCATCATCCGGTGTACAGGGGGTTATCCTCAACAAGGGGCTGGCCATGCATTACGGCCATCTGGTGCCGCCGGACGTGAACCTGATCATCCAGCTCAATGCCGGAACAAGGCACGGTTCCCCTTCCTACAACAAGAACATCGTCTGTTCCATTTCCGAAGCCCTGCGCCTTGGAGCGGATGCTGTTTCCATGCACGTAAACATCGGAAACGATCTGGAAGACCGCATGCTGGTGGACCTCGGCGAGATTACCGATGAAGCGCACCAGTATGGAATCCCGGTGCTGGCAACAGTTCTCGCAAGAGGCAGCCAAATCGTAAACGAGCACGATTCCAGCTTGGTGGCACACTGTATCCGCATCGGCGCGGAACTTGGACCGGACATCGTAGCCGTTCCCTACCCCAACAACGGTGACACATTCACGAAAGCTGTAGCCGCCAGCCCGATTCCGGTACTGGTCACCGGAGGTCCTCTGGGACAGAATGTAGAGGGGGCTCTGAGCACCACCACAAAGGGTTTAGAATCCGGTTGCAAGGGCTGCTGCATCGGCAGAAACATTTTCCAGACTGAAAACCCCATAGAAAGCATGGAAAGATTTGCTGAAATTGCACATAAAAACACAAACATTTCAGACGATTAA